The segment CGCCCACGACCTCGAGTCGCCCTACGCCGAGCGGCTCGAGAAGTGGGAGCGCGAGCCGGAGTGGGACGACCGGATCACCACGCGGGTGCCGTGCGGCGACTACTTCGGCGTCCGCGACCAGGCACTTCTCGCCCATGCCACGCAGATCGACCCTGACGGCATGTGGTTCGCGATCCCGCGTGAGATCCAGCAGAAGACCTGGCCCACCGAGGACTACGAGCTGGTCGAGTCGACGGTCGAGACCACGCTGCCCGAGGACGATCTCTTCGCAGGGATCCCGACCCCCGCTCCCTGAGCGGGAAGTGGGACACTAGAGGCATGCTCGACCTGCTGATCATCGCGCTCGTGGACGACCCGACGCCGAAGGACACCGAGGTGAAGGCGGGCCCGCTGGGCTTCGCCGTGTGGATCTTCATGATCATCGCGGTCGTCATCATCGCGTTCAGCCTGGTCAAGCAGCTGCGCAAGGCGCAGGCGGCCAAGGACGCAGGCGTCTACGGCGACGAGCCGGTGCAGCACTCCGAGGAGCCGGACGCCCAAGGCGGCTCGGGCACCCCGGGCACCACCGCCACGACCGACGAGCGCTGAGGCTCCCTCAGCCCTGCCGCCCCTGCCCGGGCAGCCACCAGTTCCACCGACCCAGCAGCGTCATCGACGCCGGCAGCAGCAGGCCGCGCACGACGGTCACGTCGAGCAGCACGGCCACGGTCATCCCGACGCCGATCTCCTTGACCGCGATCAGCTCGCCGAGCGCGAAGCCGAGGAACACGATCCCGATCGCGACCGCAGCGAGCGTCACCACCGGTCCCGAGGCGGTGATGCCGGTGAGGACGGCCTCGTCGTTGAGCGCCCGGAGGTCCCTGCCCCGATCCCGCTTGCGTATCGGCCGGGCCAGGGCCTCGTCCCACGCCTCGCGGATCCGGGCGACCAGGAAGACGTGGTAGTCCATCGACAACCCGAACGCGAACATGAACAGCAGCAGGGGAGTGGTGACGTCGAGGGCGCCCCACGAGTCGAAGCCGAGCAGGGACGACCCCCAGCCGCGCTGGAAGATCGCCACCACCACGCCGAGCGTCGCGCCGAGGGAGAGCAGGTTGAGCGCCACGGCCTTGATGGGTACGACGACGGACCGGGTCAGCCGGCCCAGCAGCACGGCGGTGAGCAGCGCGACGACCAGCACCGCGATGGGCGCCCGGTCGGCGAGGGCGTCGCGGGTGTCGACCAGCTCGGCCGTGGGCCCGCCGACCAGGACGTCGGCCCCGAGGTCGGCGGCCCGCAGTCGGCGTACGAGGTCCTGCACCTTCGGGCCGTCGTAGTCGCCGGCAGCGTCCGGCTCGGGCTCCACGAGGAGCTGGCTGACGTCGCCGGGCACGGGGTCGAACAGCAGCACGTCGACCACTCCGGGGATGCCGGCCAGCCCGGCCATGGCGTCCGCGGTCTCCTGCGAGGTGAACTCCGCCTCGACCAGCACGGTGATCGGGGTGGCGACCTGGTCGGGGTAGCCGTCCTCGATCGCGGCCTGCGTCAGCCGCGGCTCGCTGTCGCGGGGGAGGGAGCGGGCGTCGGAGTTGCGGAGGTCGAGGGACAGCAGGGGAGTGCTGAGCAGGAGCAGCAGCGCGGTGCCCCCGAGCATCACCGGCCACGGGCGGCGCTGCGCGAACCGCGCGAGGCGCGGCAGCAGCGCGTGGGCGCTGGGGGTGCCGCCCAGGAAGCGGCCGCCCGACGCAGGTGCGGGGATCCGGTCGTGTGACACGGCGACCAGCGCGGGGGTGAGGGTGAGGCCGGTGAGAGTGGCGCCGGCCACCGCGACGAGGCCTCCGACAGCCATCGGGGAGAGCACCGGGTCGCGCAGCACGAGCAAGCCGGCCAGCGCCGTCGCGACAGTGAGGCCCGAGACGAGGACCGTGCGCCCGG is part of the Nocardioides cavernae genome and harbors:
- a CDS encoding MMPL family transporter: MLEDLGRLLHRWRRPVLATWAVVVVLGAVLGGSVFDLAEAPDPLRDDSDSAQVKERLEAADPEGELVVAVLSGADIYGIDLIDQATRTLHDVRALPDVVEVRDPWTTGAQDLVRPDRFGTVVTVEIDHTVDRDRALAAAVEVEKTLQQVGMPEVLVGGPLLAEEAFGEQAVQDAARGEGVAILVLVAVLALALGGLVVGLLPVATALGSVCVALLALAGLARLTPVSDYAVNVVTLLGLGLAVDYALLVLGRFREERAAGTDVAAALGRTLATSGRTVLVSGLTVATALAGLLVLRDPVLSPMAVGGLVAVAGATLTGLTLTPALVAVSHDRIPAPASGGRFLGGTPSAHALLPRLARFAQRRPWPVMLGGTALLLLLSTPLLSLDLRNSDARSLPRDSEPRLTQAAIEDGYPDQVATPITVLVEAEFTSQETADAMAGLAGIPGVVDVLLFDPVPGDVSQLLVEPEPDAAGDYDGPKVQDLVRRLRAADLGADVLVGGPTAELVDTRDALADRAPIAVLVVALLTAVLLGRLTRSVVVPIKAVALNLLSLGATLGVVVAIFQRGWGSSLLGFDSWGALDVTTPLLLFMFAFGLSMDYHVFLVARIREAWDEALARPIRKRDRGRDLRALNDEAVLTGITASGPVVTLAAVAIGIVFLGFALGELIAVKEIGVGMTVAVLLDVTVVRGLLLPASMTLLGRWNWWLPGQGRQG